The stretch of DNA TGAATATCCCGATTATCATGCGTATGTAGCGTTTTGGAAGACGCGGCGATGCTGCGAAATGTAAGATTGTGTTAGGGGTGCCACTCAAGCTCGTAGATGCACTGGAGAGCTGcgttttttcttctccaaaaCGGAAGGGCATTCTCAGAGGTGTACGAGGAATAAAGATGCTGTTTTCAGAGCTGTTCGAGGAAGTAAATGATTTTAAAAAGGTACTCAAcgtgaattttttttttgaaggcTGTCGAACGACGCCAGTTACGCCAgaatctaaaaatagactgtATGGACTTGGGGGCAGTTTGAGCGAAAAAAAATGTCTTTTGAGTATAGATTTGGAGTTTATCATCCACTCAGTTCTCTTAGTCACATAGAGTAGTTGTGGTTGGAGtatttgtgtttattttAAAAAACGAAAGCATAGGTGAGAGTGCAAACAATTGAGATAGTGTAGGTAATTCTAAACTGCTTTGTTGGGCGCGTCAATGCGAAATCGCTCGTTTATTGTTTATTTCTCTTCACCGGTTCGCACTATACCCCGGTGTCGTTGTCTTTCCGAATATATTTGTGACGTCCAGTTGAGTGCCTGCTCCGAAGTCCACGTAGTCCCCCCAAGTGGCCGACCCTGCAGCGACGATGCACTCATTAGCCGGATATTTGGAGTTTTGCATCGCGGCTGGTTTAGAATATGCGCCAGCGTCCCATGAGATCGGTCTTGTATCCGGTGCTGGCCCTTCCTGCCCCGTATCtggagaaggttttgtcaGTAAATCGAAGTGTCCCGAGTCTCAGTGATGCAACGTATAACGGGGTGGTTCTTGATTTGTTTCTCGGCGAGGAAGGTCTCAGCTTCAGCCAAATTATGGATGACATGAGCAACGTGCCTTTTTTTATGCTCGCGACCTTTTTCTACGTGGACGTGTCAACGCTTGAAGTAGAAAGCACGACTAAGAGAATCAACTCACTTTAGCCATGAGGCAGTACATGGTGTAAAGACTTTTTTTATTCGAAGGCCAGCGTAATACGGCGGTGTGATAATATCCTTATCTATTGTCCTATCCAGGTCATGAAAAGTTGAATGAGGCTGCCACTCGTCGTAGACAGAACAAGAGCCATCGATTGAAAACACACCCTAGAATCCAGTAAAGACAGCCAGATAGGAGCGATCAGCCTTCGTTGAAATTTTCAATCAGCTTCAATTTCCAGGATAAAGGTCCAGCTGACAACTAGGGAGCCAAATTTAAAGACCCAAGTTACGAGTTCTGGGCGGTTGTGTGAAGACTACTTTGAGAGGTCCAAGACTGTTAAGGCGAAATCAAAGTTGGGTTCAAAAATTTTGTAACATTTGATTGACGCGATTTGTGAAGGTTTTTGTTTGGAAAACGAGCTCCGCCGGATATCTGCAGCCGAGATCAAGGGCACGTTTTGAACGTTGAACCTTTACCTCATTCACGATCTTCATGTCGACGCCGTGTAAACGTGTATTTCCTCCATTATACACGCCTACTGGTGATGCTCTCAAAGATAAATTGGCATTTATACATCTTCTTGAGAGACTCAAGGTGTGACCGTTGCAATAATTCGGATCAGTAAGATTGACATCGACACGTTCGCGACAGACTCAGAAGAGAACGGGATGGGTGGATAACAAGGTATGTGCCAATTCTGCTTTTTTCGATGtgttaacatcaatgctataGATCCCAAATCCAGAGAGGTAGACGTCGAATCCACGTCGTATTCATCTGCTAAATCAGCGAGTCCAGTATATCAGACCACATGTATCGCATGGCCATGCTCGCAATGCTATCGGAGGACTTGAAGCTAGACATCTCCAAGTCGGTGCAGTGATCCATCATGGTCTTACTCAAACTCGATGACGAACGGTTCCGTATCCCTCGAATCTTGCCTGATAGATGTGTGATGATGGCTTTGGTGCATGATCTTGCTGAAGCTCAAGGTATGTCATATCTGCAGCACATACTGTAAAAAAACTCATCAACAATACGCAGTTGGCGATATCGCACCGAGAGAAGGAATACCAAAGGCAGAAAAGCACAGACTAGAATCCGAAGCTATGCACAATATCGTGCACGACATGCTTCACAATAGCCCAGCTGCGCAGAAAATCAACGCTCTCTGGATGGTGCGTGTCTGGATTATTATGCGATGTCAGTTTTTACAACTTGCTCCAGGAGTACGAAGATGGGCAATCTCCTGAAGCTAAATTTGTCAAAGGTACATCTCATCGTATTTCTACGTTGAATCTTTGTTCAGCTCCTTTATAGATCTTGATCGATTTGAAATGGCGTCACAAGGTAGGCAGCCGTACTGTATTTAATATTTTCCAATCGCAAATCTGTTCCCCCCCATCTAGCTCTAGAGTATGAGAAAAATCATGGCGCAAGTCTGCAACCATTCTTCGACAGCAGCATACCAAAACTCCAACACCCtcaagtacaagaatgggGTCAGGGACTGCTAGGAGAAAGATACAACATAAGCAACACATCTACAACAAGCCGGTAACCCAAGGGCCAAAATTGTGTGCATGTCTTCGACTACGGTTCAAAATTGCGATACTCTGCCTCCACCTCGTCTAATTCAGTCATAGAAGTATCCTCGAGCTGTGTTACCAATGGTGGTTGATGGGCGTAAGTTCCAATACAAGTACCCATTCCAAATAATGAGCTACTCACAGGATGATTAGTCTCATACTCATACTCGATGATAAAACCTGCCGCATGTTGGTATGTGCCGCGTCTGATATCGAATATCTGGAACTCGATCGACCCTCCAAGTGGGTTGTGTCCCGCCGCCCTGCTAATGTTCATTTGATCATCCCTTGGTGACTTGATAATATGGTATTCCGCCTCATCGTACAGCAGGACACCCTCGAACAATGATACCACCTCGCCGTCGTACCGCAGCACGACGTTCACCGGCCTTCGTGGCTCTGAGCCGGCCACATTTACATGGGCACTGCGTGCGACTTCGATTTGGAAGTCATTGTTTAGTGAGTACCCGTATGGGACTTTGAAGCGGCATATGTGTATCATCGGGCTTCCGCTTTGGATTGAATGATGCCCTGTAAGGAGTGGTTTCGACCAGTGTCGGTCTACGTAAAACAGTTTGCATGTGTACCCATTTGATTCCATGAGAATGTTGTTGCCAGACGAGGTCCTGAAGCTGGTTGGATTGGACATGGTGCTAGGGGAGGTATTTGAGGATTAAATCGTGGAGATACGATAGAGGAAACAATCTAGGGAAGGAGTTTATATGGTGGCAGGTCGGTGAGGGTGCCCCCGTATGCCATCCAGGATTTTGTGGCCACCAACAAGGAAGTTGTACCATTCAAGTCATTGAGACTTGGCCAGTAACAGGTGCAAAAGGCTGGCAACCTTCCTGGATGGACCCGTCGGCCCACTTGGAAAGCTGCCATTGGCTTCAACCAGAGCAACCGGCATTACTATGACCACTGCAAGGCCAAATCAGTATTCTTGCTCGTATGCATAATGCAACACAAGCCCTCCACCGAGTCTGAGCGGAATTGTTGCATCTATCGGGCCCCGTAATGACGTATCTTTGGTCAAGTAGGAAACTGAACTGGACTACCGTGGCCACTGGTGCTACACCAAAGACCTCCCAGCGGAACACAGACCACCCATGAAAAGATGCCACTGATAGAAAATTCAAAAATGTACCACCCGAATCTAGGTCCTAATCCTAATGGCGAATATCGAACCGAACGAAACAGATGGGTCGAAAGACCGTGCATATATCGTAACCACCATAATGCGTATGGCGACAGCATGTTAAATGCTGCTACTTCTGGGCTATGACACGGACGTCTTTTCAATGACAAGACGTTCGGGGGATCCATGTGCAAAAATCCACGATCTCATCTTCGTTTTCTTGATATTTCTTCGGAAGTCTGTATATCATAGCTTTTGCAACTTACCGTCAAGTTCGGAGAAAGTGCCTAGGAAATACGTGATTTGCATCTGGGAATGTTATATCTGCTGGTAAGAGACAGTGACAGTCATTTTGGGTGGCTTTCTTATACCCATTCTCTCGTTGTTGGTAAGTAAATGATAATTCTGTCTTAAAATCAAGTCAGTCACAAACTGAACATCGGGGATACTTCCGTGTGAAGTAAACAAGAAAACATCAGAGGAATCTTTGAGACTTGAGACATATGCTTTCTTCGGCTTTCATTCCCAACGAACAACTTCGTACAATGATCTATACGTTCTCCACGGAACAATCCACAAAAGCGGACATCTGAGGAAGCTTTATCCTGAAACCTGTGGCACGTAGCTATTGGGTAAGGCAATTTATACCATCGTGAGATGTCTGATATATATCTCAAGAGGATTTAATTGCTTCGTGAATCTGTCCTTCATTTTTATAAGCTCCTGATGGTGTCTGCGCCGCATTGCGCCTTCAGTAGGTCCGGGGAAAGTGTCAACTGCGATCTATCTATTTCATCTTTTACTGCTTAAGAAAAGTCTATATAATATAGTACACACATAAATTAAGCAGGAAAGCATATTGTCTAGCTCAGATTTTCATTAAAGCATCTTTACCGTATCTTTGTCTCTACGTCTCCCTTGCTGGGACTTATCTCATCACCCAAGAATTGACCGTACACCATTGTCGACAATTCCGGGAATTTAATTTTTAACTGCCAGATCACGTATACTTAAATGCATTCAACGTACTAGTGCTGCTGTATGTCTGCCTTCCTCCATGTGAGATTTCCAAAATGATTGTAACGTCCACTTGCTGAGCAATCCCCATCCTATGAGTGGTTTACCTTGTCATTAATCATTTCATTGAGAAGTGGCTTATCCACTTCCCCGTAAGTCCAACTTGATATCAATGTTGTGGCCCCGTTTCTCCGACATCTGCCAAAATGCGATAATTTGTACTCTG from Psilocybe cubensis strain MGC-MH-2018 chromosome 7, whole genome shotgun sequence encodes:
- a CDS encoding 5'-deoxynucleotidase hdd1, with product MVLLKLDDERFRIPRILPDRCVMMALVHDLAEAQVGDIAPREGIPKAEKHRLESEAMHNIVHDMLHNSPAAQKINALWMEYEDGQSPEAKFVKDLDRFEMASQALEYEKNHGASLQPFFDSSIPKLQHPQVQEWGQGLLGERYNISNTSTTSR